The window GCCCAGAGGAAAATGAACCCAGTCTTCAGTCTTCACTTCCACAAGAGAGGCATCATCAAACACAACCTCGGGAAGCCAAACCTGTGTCGTCAAAAAAAGTAGCGGCCCCAGCTCCCCCTAAACCAGTGGTTTCTCCACAACCTAGATCAGTATCAGACTCCAGTCAAAGACAAAGCCAAAACATGGCACATGCTCAGAAGTCTCTCATGAGCCCCAATCCCTCTGCAGCCCCAGGACATGTAAATACTGACACATTAAGCAGAGGAAATCTCTCAGAGATTTCCAGGAATGGAGCAAAGAAGGCGTTGCAACCACCCCCTGCAGCAACACATGCACCCAGACCAACCAGCCAAATGGATTGGGATACAGCACCAACAGATGACCAAATAAAAGTGCCAGTCGCCATGAACAAAGAAGCTCCCACAGCCAAACCCAGGCAAAGGGTTAGTGGCAAAGAGCCAGTAGAGCAAGGAGAATCTGCTGTCACAAATATGAGCAACACGTACAAAAATGGTGGAAAGGCAAAGGAGAACTTTACTGAGTTTGACCCATTCCCCAACACTGAGCTTCTTTCCAAAGACCCGTGGGCACAAGTGAGCCAGAACCAAGAAGCAGATGACCTTTTTACCGGCAGGGTACGGAAAGAGCAGAAACCAGAAGATCGCGGATTGACAACAGGTGATCTTGATAACATCTTTAATCAAGAGAAACCAACAGATCCCTTCACAAGTTTGAATGGCAGcagttcaaacaaacaaaacgaATACATGAAAAAAGATGATGATTCAAAGCAACTCAGTCCTGCTTTCCAAAGAAAAAATTCACAGAAGCGAAAACAGATTCTTCCTTCAATAACTCACTCAGAGAGAGCTTCCAAATCTCGACAAGAACCTGCATATCAAGAAGAAACAGCTGATCAAGGCCTCCCCGCAAGAGATGTTGCAAATGAGTTTGTCACACCAAAGCATCAAGgtgatgtgaaaacacaaagcaaCTTTTATGGCAGAGAGGATCCATTCGGAGCTGAGCCTTTTACTGCACCCTCTGCCTTTACTTCTTCAGAGCCCCTTCAGGTAGTTATGGAGGAACCAGTATCACAGGCAGGAGTTTTGTCTGGGGGAAAGACTCTTTTGCGAGCATGGGTCTCGCCCTCTGAGGTTCAGCCTGTCAGTGCTCAGAATAGCAATGGAGGTGGGCTAGCCTTAACTCCACGCAGGTGAGATTGAACAGGCTACTTACGAAGTATGCATTTGTGGACTGTTTATCTAGATTTGATTGTGGAATATGGCTGCTGATGTTGTATGGGGAAGCAAATAAGGTGTTGGGATTTACCTGGGGTGTCATTTTGAAAGCTTGCTATTTCTTGGTAACTTTTGCCAATTTGGATCACAGTGGAATGATTTGGAAAAAGTAGTTGAACCTTTTTCTCTggttttatagtattttttttattattttctttgaaGTTTCTTtccctgttgttgttgttgttgttgttgttcttacTTGCTGTAACCTTATTATCTCTTTGAGTACTTTATAATAATGTGTGGAATTTCTTTACAGGCCTCATCCGGTGAAGCCCATGAGCGCAGCTGAAACCCAGCATCCAATCAGCACCCCTGCTGTGAAGGAGATAAAGGCCCACGATAGCACACCAGCGAAGATTAAGGTAATGTTGACATAAATTACATTCTTGGACCACAACACCTTAATAGATTTGACATTTCCCCTCACAGTAATTTATTTGGATTTTCCTGCAGGAGGAGACATTTAATAATGTCACTCTTCACCCTTTAACAAATACAGTTCAAAGGAATCTACAAGTTCTCCTTTTTCTAAGAATTGAAACGTGGGGTTCATGATAAAAAGAAATTCAATTATAACTGGCAGCTCCAAAGTGAATCATTTTTTACATCCGTATTCTTGTGCCAGTGAATTCAGAAAACGTTGTTAAACTTTGAGCTTGAAGGTTCTTTCTTGACATTGAACACAGCTGTTTGAcgtattttttcattttatgaagctttcagccacatctcatGGTCCTAAGCACATGGAGTATGcttagttgtcatggagatggtttTGACAACTTCGGTATGTAGTGTTTTAATTAGAGTGTATATACTTTGTTCACTTCTCTTCAGGTGGCAGACTCGGCGAAAAGTGGACCTTACACTCAGCTGACACAGGAAGAGTTGATCACACTGGTGGTGAAGCAGCAAACTGATCTGTCCAGGAAGGACGCTAAGATCGTTGAGCTCGAAGAGTACATAGACAACCTGCTGGTCCGCGTCATTGACGAGCAGCCCAGTATCCTGCAAGCCCTTAACGCTGCCAAGCCAGTGTAAGGTTAAGAGTGCTGGAGGAAGAGTCCTGCTTAAGGACCcagttatgtttttgtgtgtatgtttgtactGTTGTCACTGTGTAAGACTAAGAGCATATGCACTTTTTTTAGTTTCAAAGTGGAGTTAGAGTCAAATTTGTTTTGGAATGCTGGAAAGTGTTTCTGAAGTTGTGATGGTGTGTGGTGAATCCTCAATAACAAGCAAGTAAATATCTttataaatgcaaatgaatgtatttgttttgacaCTAAGGTACTCgcatttgctttaaaaaaaacttgttacATGATAATATGTTCAACATCTTGATTTATATATCATACTTAATGAAAGTTAGGTTGCtctttatttaatatatcaatTATGCAAAGACAAACTGGCCTTTTTTACTCTACACTGggatttgtttaatttatttatgtgtaaaGAATGATCACAAACATGCCGTTATACAATCATTCCAAATTCAGGCACCATCCTGAGGTAAGAATGTAATAATTCTCTCAAAAGGTAGTTTGTATATTTGCAATAAATTGTTAGTCATTTGCACTCCATCACTACAGGTCATAACTATAAATTATGACCTCGATACCACATCAACTGAGGAAAGATTATTTACATAACAAGCACACATTGACTTCTCCCTCCACCACTGaagtcttattttttattttttggcaagcatgttttttttttttttcatcagtcagTTAACAAcattcctcccttttttttttactcaccaCAGTTGAATGTCAGCTTGTCTTCCAGTCCTCAAAAGATATTGTGCCTACTTTTGCTTTAAAGAGGTATTATTTAGAAAACCAGCAACGAATGACAGCAAGCAGCTACTATTTACTGTACATAGTTTTAATCACATAGTCGTTATGGGagttaattcattcatttggttGTTATTTAGCCTGTGCACAAAGTTGGTTGAACTATTATGCAAGTAATACAGAATCAAACTATTCTAATAATAATGCAAGATTTTGATCActgtgatttttgtgttttatttataaaaatgataatcAAAACTTAATCATCAGAGGAACAGTAGTAGCAGTCTCTGTCGTACACAGCTGGCCTTGTCTTTGTAATTGAACTACACTAATGAATGAACCTTGCATCTCTGCCTTTTATATGATAATATCATTTGATGTTACCGTGGAAATTATAGCAATATTAATCTTGAGAATGTATAGACCTGTGCCTTCAAAAACCTTTTTCATGGCTTTTATGTCTTGATTTGCTGGAATAGTTGTTCTGGGTGAGCGCTCAAAGAATGTGCAGAATGTACAGTCGGATGCATTAAGTGTTTGTAAAACTTCTGAAAGGAATAATGCTGAGAAAAATAtggttttatttgaaataaagaCACTAATTGTTGCACCAGATTGtatttactgtttatatacatttttgaatggaataaaacatataaatgtaatattaatcgacattgtttacatcttttctcATGACATTTTGCATGTCTACAACTATAGATCTAATTTATCTAAAGCTGTGGTCTTTATTATGCTTTATTCCCACTGACAGCAGGTCATTTTATGTAaggtaaatggaaaaaaatgagtgACCCTCACATGATAGTTATATTCTTAAGACCAACAAGGATTAAAAaagtgtaaccatggaaacagcaTGTTTTATTGTACACAATAGCTGCCTTCCACACCAAGTGACAGTGCAGttgaacatgtttattaattttGTCATCACTAAGGTAGccattcttcttctctcttatgattaaaacaatgaataaCAAGTAATTGAGGCTGTTAAAGTAAcatctggtgatattctatatttttcttattttaataaatacCAAGAAAAGCCCAAAGcaaacaatgaattaatcctACTAACACAGGCACCATAGTTAATTTGGAGTTGATCCCACATGCTGTATGTACTTTAGCTACACTGTAAATGCTACTAGAGCACTAAATGTATATTCTTCAGTGGAGGCTGGtacatagaggcagaggaggttgttcctcctctattttttgagaggcaagagggagatcaaaatataaaaaaagataattatttataaaatattttttctctctttggaaaaaatccatgattgaaattctggttaaaatgcttcaacagcaacacctgcagggcaggaggagaaagagcagtgtgtgaagtggtggtggggagcagtcatggatgtataataagagctggatactggactaaaaatggcgcccattcagtactataggaattgctcgcctggcgcatacgccaaaaaagtttctagcttctgggtttgcttccgcgttgtgcagcccactgaatatgcgcagtagtgtttcacCTGCTGGCCCGGCCCACGAGTTCCCgcttggcccatagactttacattgtgatgacatcacagatttttaaattgctttcgGGGAGAGTGGGGgagagtgggggacagaggaggacgggtgcctgctgtcctccgcagggcgggatctcttacatcaatttaatgtacttcattttttttcatgctattctatgattggccaagaaACATAAAATGACGCTTCAAGGGAGgatgtcctccctaaccaatcaacaaccagaatacaatattgacatcgcGTTGGTCCAAtcatagtttccagatttcatcttcaattctctacactgtaaggcagagcagcagcatgaGATAAtgagcagtagatagctgcttGCGTTAGCCAACAACagttggcttgttgtagcaggaTCTGGACTGAGCAGTGCAGCAGCGGCAGAACACCACCgaggaggctggagagagaaacaaccggagaaacaaccaggagagttagcttgtttgttattgttgctaatgatatcagactggttaaccagcagccacaaagttctgttagcTAACAatcaagatgaccaacagccacaaatggacgttatgtCGTGGATACTTCAACTcaatgatagaaagaagaagacatcagataatgtgagtcagatacagcttctctctctctctgtctctttggtcgctaatttcatctctgatagttaaatgtctctgtggctgtctggactcactcattcatttggaattgatcctgtttttaattgagtggttgttcagtcacctgttgatgttgtgtgattagtgaacgagtgtgcaggaggtctggctgcttgcttgtgacaatttcctcagtttgtttttaagctgagccgtatattgagtaataagtttaaagtaactagaataacaagtgttaacaagacaactttgtagactatattttgtatgtcgtgcatatagataagagtgtgtaagtcatgtatttgatacatgcattaatacttaATGATGTGAatctacacttttagatctgtgaatgtttttagtgttcagtctttctagtactcagcactgatctgtactTGTATtagattataagctttgtggtactttatatatttctgtatactaagaaaatgcACAggaaatcatgtgatatgttgtctatttttgatgagaacataaatctgttgtcacagtAGCACaaactataaatttgaatttaactttgttggtaaaatgacacattctgaaccactccacagctaaaatgagcacttctttgtttagaaacaatatgtatatgctaaatttatttaaagaagcagccttttcaccactcaggggtttttgtttttgaaagcaaattgttttattggcacaTAAAATTGCCCtccacccctctgatttcatcaggttggggacaatgatatagtttgatgcggtttgttgtaagattccatgttggttttccttttgagtcaccagctgccactgataTTCATCCATAGCTGAATATAGTCCCCAACAACTACATTATTTACTTCTGCTTAACACAAAACTACAGTGCTCAGCTGTTTAAGGATAATATTAAGCCTTTTTTCAAAATTAAGTATATATTTCAAAGAAAGGCTggagaagtcagaaagtatcaagagacagacaaatgctttattgtttttggttttttttcataggatatgacaataaaaatataaaaaatattgccAGCCTAATCCTTTATTTCAATTGTATGTCAatctggaaaaaagaaaaatgtttttcatggtCCAAACACCAAAACAGATTACTATACAACATATTTTCCAAAGATGaaagatatatttaaaaaaaaatagataagttaaatgttattatttacaaaaacagacaaatccATGTGATTGCATCAGGACAAATATATTACAGTCGACTGTCATATCGTGTGCAGGCTGAAGCCTATATAGAGCAGGGCAAAGTGTTTGACATAGCAGAGTATGATAGTCATGTGGGTATACTTTGAGTGTCATAAGTTGAAATTTGTCTCAATACACAGGCTAATGGCATCCTACCCATATATATAACTGACTGTAAATTACAGTCCAAAGAAGCAAGGACTGTGTCTAAATCTCTGGAGTTTCACAGCACCACGCTGGCTGTGGCGCAGTTATTGGCCGAGATACCAATGCGACGGCGGCATGTGAACATTTTGCGTAGCTCAGCACGAAAGCGGTCATGCAGCCAGGCATAGAGGAAAGGGTTACAGCAGGAGGAGCTCATTGCACACAAGTGACAGAGTAGCTGAATGAGCAGGAAGTACCGCTTATCAATCAGGTCAATGTCAATATCACGCAGGACGTTGAACACACTGATGGGCATCCAGCAGACTCCAAAGGCTGCCACCACCAGGCTCACCAGACGGAAGGTCTTGCGTTTGCGCATGCGCTGAGCCTCCGCCTGGCTCTGGGTGTGGTGGCCAGGTACGACACAGTTCCGCAGTTTGACAGAGATGCACAGGTaggagatggagagagcagaaagaggcAGCACGTAGGTGATAAAGAGAGTGCTATACGCGTAGGCCAGCCGCTCCCTCTCTTGGCCCATCCAGAACTCCTCGCAGATGGTGAAGCCCTCGTTCTTAAACTCCACATGGTAGGTGTGAGCCACAGCTGGAGCCACCAGACCGCAGGACAGAAGCCAGATCCCAGAGAGGAGGTAGGTGCATGCCAAGACTGAGATACGCTTCTTCAGAGGATGCACAGTGGCATAGTATCTgtacagaagaaaaagagaagagccTCAGTTTTTACCTTGGATTGAAATGGGTTCTATTTATCTTGGGTAAAGAAGAACATTTTTCCAACTGGCAAGTGacagcacacaaaaacattatGTACTGAGCTTCACAATTCTCAAATCCAATTCAGCTCTGCCACAGTATCCAAGGTCAACAGACAAAGCGAGACTTGACCATTCGGCACACAGGTTGGTGTAAGAATCATAAAACCTTGAAACACCGAGCAATTGAGAAAAGTATTATGGTTTGATAAATTATCCTCCatccttttcttccttcatTCAGAGACAGGTTTACATTTGGAGAAAACAAAATTGTCATCAATTGTGGATACTAGTGAATGTAGTGGCTTTATATCTGCAGTGTAGCATGAGTAGCATGACCCATTGAAGAAATACTAAAGCcttttacttttctttacaATTACAGAGCTTAAAAGGTCATGGAGCACAGAAAGTAAAGCATTTTAAATCTATGATCCTTAAACATCTCAAGGAATACTTGCAGTACAGGTTTTGTACTAGAACATTCACAGagtaaaaaatgtgttcattgtAATACTATACTGTATGATACTTGTATTTGGTCACGGCAGTCCTAGAAACTCTAGAGTATGTGACTGTTATTTTCAGAGCTGGCATAAAAATCCACTACACCCAGGTGCTCAGATTTGTATCTGCCACTgcaattttgtgtaattttcttTGAGAGATAGTGACATTCATTTTGTGTCAAATTATCCACACTATTATTTCTTTGAGTATGCAACAAGGTCACTGGTTTGAATAAATGCCTCAAGCTGAAAgccttttttccttttgcttaTCTGATGGTGCATTACAGGATATGTCTGTGCAGGATGCATGTAAATAAGGTTCTGCAGAACTCCTCAGAAGGTTTATTTATAGTCTGTCCACAGTCCTCTGGGTCATTATGACTTACCTGTCCACGCCGATGGCAGTGAGAGTGAAGACTGACACGTACACTGTCACTGGCTGGATGAGATAAACCAGATAGCACATGAATCGGCCAAACACCCAGCCATGTGGGTTGAATGCATAGGCCAGTGTGAAAGGGACACATGTAGCGCACATCAGCATGTCAGAGAAGGCCAGATTTCCGATGAAAAAGTTGGTGACGTTGTGCATCTTACGGGTGCGGCAAATGACATACAGGAGCAGGTAGTTGCCAAAGACGCCCACCAGAGCCACCAAGGTGTAGCAGGGAATGATGAGCAGCTTGAAGGACTGCAGCAGCTCCACACCCACAATTTGTGGGCTGCGTTTGGAGGAGCCGTTCTGCAGCGCCACGTCAAAGACCTGACCGGTATCGTTCCCGTTTACATCAGGCATCACATGCGGTGGGGTGAGCTCTGCGGCCCAGCCACTGCCTGTGCCCTCCATCCAAAAAGGCTGATGTCAACCTGGAGGGGTGAAATCATGACTACTATAAACCACAGTGCATGTATTCGATCAtgagttaaaggtgcagtgtgtagaatttagtggcatctagtggaaaggacttggcagaaatggaatataattcaccgctagatgccgctaaatccggcacactgcacctttaaatgctAAATACTGCATATATAGTGTGGCATTTGTAGACAAGAATGTGTTAATCTCTGAGCATGgctgataaataaaacaatccTTTCTACATTCGGTTTGTGTCAGTTATTTAACATCAATGGAAAATTCCCCCTTTTATTGTTATCCTGTGTAAGTGCAGATAAGCTGTGCAGTTTAATGAGCAAGTTCCTCTGTGAAATTATAATCAGATAAGACAATTTCAGTCCAGAGGCTCAAAAGAGAAAACCACTGTATGGACAACAGCCTCCTTTTATTAGAATACAGTAAAGTTTGCTTTGGCTATGTTTTGAATTAGTATTATTTCAGCCTTGCCTTTCAGTTATTTCATCAGATTTTTAGAACTTCAAGACAAAGACTGAACATTAAAGcaaagctgctgtgtgactgAGATGTGCAGCTCTCCACTATTCATACACAGAACAGGAGGCTTTCAGTTCACATCTATTTGATTAAACTATATTTAGCACAACTGATGAAAAGTACAGGACATAATATGACTATATGACAACATGAGACACTACTGACATACAGTAAGTCATAGGTACTGAGGAAATAATGAGTCAACTTAGTCATGACACACAGACTTGTTTCATTTAGAATTTACAGATTTGCTGGATGAAGTATTATACATctattttaatgtgtgaataaCGTGAAATAGAGACTGAAAATCACATATGACTCTTATTAATTGACCgccaaaatgtacaaaaaatgaCCATCTCCTAATTCACACAGTAAGTCCCAAACTGTCACAATTGTCCAAATGACAGTTTATCAAAATTCTTGAAGTTACCAGCTGACAAAAGGGGCACAGGAATGTAACATCATGTCTCAAAGCTAAATACGTAACCCTATAGCCTATGCTTACAGTAAGAATTGATTATGAAGAATggattaatctgttgtttatgGTGTTTTTGACATGTTTATCAAAACCTGAAATCATTTACAGCTTGAGTTTCCTCGTTGAAAATAAGCACTCCCAGTAATTACAACGCCCATCTTTACAGGTTGATCAGGAGTGACAATATCAGATGCACTAGTGAATTACTTTATGATACAATTTACATAGCTAGTCGAACAAAGGAAACTGTACCTATTTGATTCACACACTCTTTGTGATATCCTCGTCATCAATATGTGAATATAATGACTGAAAGAAATATTTATAGTGGCAGCAATTTTGTGAAATCAGACACACTTTTACAGTTCAGcaaaactattaaattaaaCCATTATTTCACACGAAAAAGAGATGCAGCCAAGTAATCACCTGATGCAATGAGAAGGAAACTATGCGGATAAGTATCGATCCCATACTTTGAGATACAACTGGAGATTATGGAAAATAAATCCTCTACATAAAGCATGATCAATTCACTTTAAAGGTAAGCTACCACTGAGGATAAACCGTTTGAAATTGGATGCAATTGGTGCATTTGCGTAAATTCTActgtctgtgtctttttctctcatatACAGATTTGTAGATGGACTTAACCCCATTTTATAAACACATCTTTACTGTGTATCACGAGCTGGGGTGAAAAAGTATCACACCTACCTTATCAGTGTTAGTGATAGACGGACAGGAGAAGCTGATGGAGATCCAGCGCTGAGCCTCTGTGCGCCTCTGGAGAGAGGCGCGTTTCTCACACAAATGAACGCATGCGGGGTTTCTGAACAGCACACAAGCCATGCATTCACACTCTGAACCACTGGTATTGCATGTGTCAGTATCGATTTGCGCTGTAATCACCTGTGTGAAAATCGTTGTTAAGTGTGTGTTGCCAGGCGATCAACAGGTGCAGTCCAACTGACGGGGATGGCTCGCTTTTATATCTGCCTTTAAACTtgactgacagctctgatgACTGGCAGAGCGTCTGACGCACGTTTCTCCATTGAAAATAGTTAAGCCTGCATAGTATCAACGAAAAAACATGTACAATACTCTAACAGTTACACCAACAAAAGATTTTCATTCATGTGCATCTCCTATTTGGTCTTATAATATTCTTCTGTATATGGACTTCTGTAATAGTAAAAATAATGCACAATTGGAACAATATCTGACCAGCTGATAAAGGTTAGATTTTTACATTGAGAAATACCAGTGAACCATTGAAAATCCATTAACATAAGAGACTAATCAGTGATGAGTGATGGGTTAAGGTGCATTTTTATGCATGCCCAAAAGGTCACACTGCTGGATTAATGCAGCCAAGGTTTCGCCTCTATAGTTCTCATGTTTGAACTGTAATCCTTCACTGGTCACAGATGTTTGCAAAAGGGACTGGGGGGCAGACTGATAAGGGAGTAACGTGATGTGGTGTCAGAATGTTGAGAAGCCTTTGTGAGGAAGACAATCAGAGATGGAGCTCCGTAGGCATGGTGTTTCATTTGTGCAAACTGACTCTCAGTTTCTCCTAAACAAGCCGAGCCAGAGACAAAACAATCGTGGGCATATGCTGACATTAGTGGATTGATTCTAAATCGATAGCCTGGTGTGACGCCTAGATGTCCAGGCCCGGTAAGGAGATCCTGATGTGATGTTCACAGTGGAGGTTGTGTTCACAGTGTGTCTGAGGCTTAGGCGCGCTTATTTAAAGCTACAAGAGTTTGGTTGTAATCAATAGAGGTTAAGTCTCTTCACTCTCCTTCCAGCATGCAGCCAATTGTAGCTCAGTCACCTGTCAGCAGGATTTGTTTAAAAAGAAGTAAGCCAGAACTTATCCTTTTGAGATTATTGAATGCATTTCATGCTGAACTTCTTGtctaaaacatgtcaaataagtTTCAATTTATTCAAAATTGTTTTTCAATTGGGAAAGAACCAGCACAGGAAACTCTTAAGAAAATCTCTTGATCCTTGTAAACCGAAATAACCTCTTATTGTAACATTGTGAGGATAAAATTGGGTTTCTtctggaacaaaaaaaaaacataataaggGAAGACAAAGATAATGAGCTGCAAGGGAAATTTGCAGCTGAACATCCTTTTTGTTGAAAAGACTATTCACACACTCCTTGATATTTAAGGCAAGCTCAATGTTGCAAAATCGTCCTCTcttgaaaaagcaacaaaattcTGCCTGTGCTGTTTTGATAATATTAGTTTATAGACcttttacagtatgtgaacAAGCATTTTTGTTCATGCTGCTTTGTATTGCATGTTCTCAAATTCATACATGCACCCTAAATACTTTACAACAGAAGCCATGTGCAGTTATCTTTTTATAGGTGCAATATCTCTATTGCTAAACAAGCAGATAACTGTATGGACTCATGCATTCATTTAAGTAGGGTTACAAGCATCAGAGCATATGTATATTTTGGTCTTTGTACATGATTACCAACAGCTGCATAATTTTATTCAAAGGGCAGGTAGCAAGCTACTGTCTGATAGAAACCACTTGATATATCTTCTGGACAAACATTGTCAATGAAAGTCCTTAAAATATTTCAGCTTCCTGCAGATTTACTCTCATAGACTCTGTGAATGTTGATGATATTTGCACTAGTGTGTAGACATAAGAGTACTTTACATGAGGAACTGATGAATCACAGTTGCAAAAGCAGCCACACAGGTAAATCAAGGCCGGCAACTGCAAGTTTTTGAGACAACTGCAACAAAGTTACACAGACAAACTGTGCCAGTGGAATCAAAGTCACAAGCTGAAATTTAAGGACTCTCCCGTTAAGTGATAGACACTTGACTAAACAGCTGCTTGGGTACAACGGCACTATAGC is drawn from Thunnus albacares chromosome 2, fThuAlb1.1, whole genome shotgun sequence and contains these coding sequences:
- the prlhr2a gene encoding prolactin releasing hormone receptor 2a yields the protein MEGTGSGWAAELTPPHVMPDVNGNDTGQVFDVALQNGSSKRSPQIVGVELLQSFKLLIIPCYTLVALVGVFGNYLLLYVICRTRKMHNVTNFFIGNLAFSDMLMCATCVPFTLAYAFNPHGWVFGRFMCYLVYLIQPVTVYVSVFTLTAIGVDRYYATVHPLKKRISVLACTYLLSGIWLLSCGLVAPAVAHTYHVEFKNEGFTICEEFWMGQERERLAYAYSTLFITYVLPLSALSISYLCISVKLRNCVVPGHHTQSQAEAQRMRKRKTFRLVSLVVAAFGVCWMPISVFNVLRDIDIDLIDKRYFLLIQLLCHLCAMSSSCCNPFLYAWLHDRFRAELRKMFTCRRRIGISANNCATASVVL